Proteins found in one Candidatus Bathyarchaeota archaeon genomic segment:
- a CDS encoding DUF1616 domain-containing protein, protein MTETEKNDADRLSKAILRIVNDQKPDTMRQLVYLVSKETGVAEEKIVTVIQKLEDEKKIEFAELLFPQALNEYVFSFRGTWFWLTISLLIVATFSIFMIPENFFPLSYIRNFFGLLFVLYLPGYSLIKTLYPISVPLKTSSLTLDSIERIVLSLGLSLAVTPIVGLMLYYTPWGLGLTPITLSLLFVIAVFATLGVLREYQARKALFLKRVIAVTEYELADNILRFFATQGFVKKRRVIVKEILVAGITAIDSHDNELSVTHNGVTNIFLMSNAKSCSSLRDKMRDMIVDGTK, encoded by the coding sequence TTGACTGAAACCGAAAAAAATGATGCTGACAGACTTAGTAAAGCAATCTTAAGGATTGTTAATGATCAGAAACCAGATACGATGAGGCAACTAGTATATCTTGTCTCCAAAGAGACTGGTGTTGCAGAAGAAAAGATTGTTACTGTAATCCAAAAATTGGAAGATGAGAAAAAAATTGAATTTGCTGAATTATTATTTCCGCAGGCTCTCAATGAATACGTTTTCTCCTTTAGAGGAACATGGTTTTGGTTGACGATTAGTCTTTTAATAGTTGCAACCTTTTCAATTTTTATGATTCCTGAAAACTTTTTCCCTTTAAGTTATATACGTAACTTTTTTGGGCTTCTCTTTGTTTTGTATTTACCTGGGTATTCGTTAATCAAGACTCTTTATCCGATAAGTGTGCCTTTAAAAACGAGCTCCTTAACTTTAGACTCAATTGAACGTATAGTATTAAGTTTAGGCTTAAGTTTAGCAGTTACTCCAATAGTGGGTTTGATGCTTTACTATACACCTTGGGGTCTAGGCCTTACGCCCATTACATTGAGTCTTCTTTTTGTAATTGCTGTTTTTGCTACGTTAGGGGTTTTGCGTGAATATCAAGCAAGGAAAGCCTTGTTTTTGAAAAGGGTTATAGCTGTAACTGAATACGAGCTTGCTGATAACATTCTTAGGTTCTTTGCTACTCAGGGATTTGTGAAAAAACGGCGAGTTATAGTTAAGGAGATACTTGTTGCTGGGATAACCGCCATAGATAGTCATGATAATGAATTAAGTGTTACACATAATGGTGTTACCAACATTTTTTTAATGAGTAACGCTAAATCATGTAGCAGTTTACGTGATAAAATGCGGGATATGATAGTTGATGGAACAAAGTAA